The region taaggagtcaaatatcaccttCTAATGGGAAAgctaatttttgttattgatcagaaggtgctcctgaatttttgagggagggagggagggggggggggcacttcaaatgtgctcaccctagggcactacactgtgttaatccgggcctgaCTACAGTTATGCCACTGTGCTCACTTGAGACCATGTGCAACAGTAAATAAGTACGTTTTAAGAAGAGACTTAAAATCAGCGTATGTTGGAGCAGATCTTATATAAAATGGCAAATTGTTCCAAAGCTGTGGGGCAGCCACTGAAAAGGCACGGTCACCTTTCAATTTCAGGCGTGTCCTTGGAACAGTCAACTGAAGACTCAACTGAAGACTACTGGTTGATCGAAGTTCCCTAGAAGCActacagtaaaacaggagaTCGGAGATATATGACGGAGCCAGTCCATGCAAACCTTTGTATACAAacagtaatgttttaaaatggataCGATATTTAACGGGGAGCCAGTGAAGAGAGATCAGCACTGGCGAAATATGTTCCCTCTTTCTTGTTCCAGTTAACAATCTAGCAGCAGCATTTTGAACAAGTTGAAGACGTGAAAGTAGGGACTGTGAAATACCCGAGTACAatccattacaatagtctaatcTGGATGAGATAAAAGCATGTATTACAGACTCCACGTCTCTTAATGTTAAGAATGACTTCATCTTTATTCGTGTTTCCATTGGATGTAAGGGGACAGTGGCCAGTAACACACCTAATGTGCGGATTCATAGTTTTGAAAACGTAACTTGAAAAAGTagccgtttaaaaaaaaaagtaaattcactTAAGCgcatcattttaaattattcacagcatttttatttgtgttcataTCTTTCATCCTGTTCATTTTACacagttgttatttttattatcaattgatattattaatacaatGACAAAACATTGATACATCAAACTTCTATAAGTTCTAAAAAACTGCACCGCGTTCCTAAGTGTTTGATGTCAACAAATGCAAAGATATTGTTTTACTAGTAGACAAAAGATCATCTTCTGCCATCTGCTGATAAAAGTCGCTAAATGCAATTTGAAACTTTACTCAAATGACTGCAACGGGTTAAGTAGAAATGGCATTCacgtaaaatatttataaatgtatcaaTATTACAGCTAATCGATTTAAGATATGAATCAAACTGTTATCAGTACCTAGCACTTGTCCTTAATCACAATATGTATTTgagtaatatttttgttaaatatgacaccagtaaaaaaaaaagatttaatattttatttagtcagTCACATCAGAATATCacagcaaagaaaaaaacattaggaCACTTAAGATACATAGTACAGAAAAAATACATAGCCTACTATGTATTCAATACAGTGTGTCTGATTGTAGACTGTGAAGAGCTGCTGGATTCAGTGCAGCAGGATGAAGGAGAGCAGAGAACAGCAGAGGAACAGGAAGCTCTGAGCACCGTTACACAGGTAACCTGAACAACATGAGACGCCCTGAACATCACCAACTGATGTTGTGGCTTCACAGATAGATTTAGAGATGCAGCCTTTTACACCCAGTGACTGGCCTAAAATACTCAttgattaaaagaaaagaagataGCTTAGTCTAAGCTGGAAATTGGTAAACGTGATCTGTATCAAATGCTCAAACATCaaagatataaaaaataatgacttctTCCTTTTCCGGATTCTCACCTGTTGCTTTAAAGCAGCGGTCTTCACCCCCTGAACAGCTCAATATGTTTGAGCAGCTCTTCTCATCACAAGAgtaacatttcatttttggtgaaccacTACTTTAAAAAATCTGTAAGGCTGGAATGTTActgaatcccaggaatgacccggTCTCCACTGCAGATATTCTTACTCTAAAAAGTTACTACAGATATTGCAAACTCATTACTACAAATCCACCCCCCctttttgaataattatttgtcTGTTACAGAGTGttgatttagtattttattgaacatttatttaataaaatacagattTTCCGTTCCTAAAATCATGATACTGTTGTGCTCTCGTCTGTAACGTTTGTTTATCAGTGTCCGTGGAGGCTTGAAGAGAAGCACACAACAAAGATAATCCGTTGCAGGAACTTTACAACAGCGGGGTTTATGCTCTTGCCCAGTGCTGATGGGTTTGACTACAACCATCCACACGAGCCTGCGAGCATACTGACGCTAAACATAAACAACCAGTGAGCTAGTCCCCATGTAATCTAATGATGTAACAGCATCTAATTGGACAATACAGAACTCATTATTAGTAAAATAACTGTAACTCCACTTATATTTAATTAACTAACACTATAACAATACAAAACGAGCTTTATTCAGTAAAGTATGAAATAGAGATGCTGTGACATTCAGTTTCTGCTGCAGCTGTTGAATCTGAAGTGCAGCAGGACTCactgaaacaggaagtagaagaGCAGAGGAGACATCAGCAGGAGGTAGCTTCCCTTATACGCGCCATCTGATCAAGACAATAAGGGAATTGCTGTTAATAAatgctactactaataatagtaCTTAAAAAAGTGCTTATTCATTGTTGAGAAATTTCATCACAATTTTCTAAAAACAACTGCACTTCACTAACTCATTAGATTCTGCTTTTCCTGCTGCTCAAGATTATTCAGGACTACTCTTGAAATTTGATATTATGTTCATTTGAACAATCACTTGTGTTTGTAGTATTATTGTTTGTGTTATTTCCTCATTTTATGTCACTGTGAACCAAATCAAAGTGCTAAATAGCACATGATCATATAAAGAACAATACCTGCTCCATTGCAGAGGTCAGTGTCACAGCAGCGGGTAGTTAATGTCACTCCAGTTATTAGCTGATGGGTCCCAGCTTTACATGTACGTGCACACTCTTTTGTGACAGACACCTTAGCGGAACCTGTAAAAAAGACACAAACCTCATACAATAGCATAATGAAACAATTCCAGCATTTGCTGTTATGTGAAAAGCTCAAAAAGCATCCAGGCAGGAACAGGCACAGCCATTGTGAATTCTCTTCCTGTTATTTTTTGCTGTACAAAAACAGTCTGTTAAGCTGCTTGATATTTCATACTggtatttctcattttaatgtaGGTGTCATAATcataaacacactggtttgtggcgcactttgttattctaattatttacctaTAGTCCTAGTGCAtgatgaaccggaagtctcgcacattaACAGAAACTTGATTTTGCATTATAAAATGAAGTGGATACTTTAGTCATGAATTAATCtccagaaatattattactttcaGTAACTTATTGCAGTAAATTTCCACATCATACTTACCAGTGGATTGTTCTGTTGTTTTGCTTTCACATTTGGAAAATCCATCTCCACATATCTCCACTTTTGCTTCACAGGGACCCTCCTGAGCAGATGAACAGGTGTAACACTTCAGAGAGTATCCTtaaagacagagacagacatttAGTGACCTCTCTATGCGtaccaaaaaatatataattaaaagcattttgtttttgtacctccagtgagaaaaaagaaaagcagaacAACAGAGATACGCAGATCCATCGTGTGACTGGAACAGAATGAAGGCTAGAGCTAGGCTGCTGTCTATGTTTATGTCTGTTCAGAAAGGGGTTGGGTTTACTGGGGAACATACGCCAATGCCTACTGTATAAGCCAAtgtttgaaacttccacatcagcAACTTAGGGTTTTTGTGACACTGAACAGAATGATTTTCTGTGGAAAAGCCCTTTTGTCTCCCTCTTTAATGCATGTCTGAACAATCTGTAACCTTATGttgaattcattattttatttcactgtttGTTAATCCACACTAATAAAAAGGATGTGCTGAAAACAACACAACCTttgttaaaactaaaaatgtttgtgtcaaagcaactcaAAATGATGGAGCAGGTCACGTCTTTTTCTAATAGAGTTCATTAGAGTTACTTTCAGTATTTTTGACATGCTTAATATTAAAGATGGGATGATTATGCAACATTTAGGTGAGACATAACTGTTGCAGTGTGTGCAAATAACAGATTACTGTACCAATAAAACAAAGTAACAAGCACCAAGAAGTCTCATTTTTTAGTGAGTGCGTGGTTAAATTTACAAACAACTTAAGaagaaacagaaacacagaGAGGAAACAAGAGTATCACCAAAACAAGAACTAATCTAAACCAAACAATTAAGAATGTTCCTAAAAATGGCTTAGGATGTACTGTAGGGAGGGTGGGGCAGGAACTACACATCAGTTTAATATGCTCAAGAGGAACTGTCACTGGATGCTGCCGAACTGAAAAATTTCTGCGACTTGCGCATGCATGAAGCAGGGAATTTTGTACAAATATAgattcattaattattatagaagttaaaaataaataatagatgtTCAAAATAACCTTCCAATACATCTGTAGTCTTGTTTCCATTGGTGGCCAGTAACACACCTAATGGTCATTATTTGTGCCGTGGAGCACGTGAATAATGACGATAAAAATAACCATATTACTAGCGGATAATCAGAATAATGAAAATTGCACATATAGTAATgtatagtaaatactatagtaaagtacttgaattaatttgttgtggtaattctttgctgtggtaatataacaactatagtaatataaacaaattactttacacaatactgtactaagttttctacaactatagggtatactatactacaatacactacagtttattgtagtaaaaactaaagtattctacagtatttattacagtttataagTTCACTATAGTTAATATTACAGTATGCTGTAGCGttcattaacaaagtgttgtaaatactaaaatatataaagtataatacactttactatagtacggttcaaaaacactactattgtattttttcatgtgggctctcagtttttttctgttatttggccaaaatatcatattataaaagattcagcgcttcgcaCAAGCTATTTGGCTCTGACTCGACAACAAATTAGACTAAGACACTCTTCTCAGctccttaaaaacaaaacaaaaaaaacattagcctttatgTTTCTCGAATAAAGAGAACGCTGTACTTATttaatcaacagttctttatttaccttcagactcCAAGCTGAGATGCTCCAAAGTGCGCGCCGCACCTCATtgacgagagaggcgggaggaataatgaggtttgactgacagtttgaggagccaatggcgttacgtgCTTTAATGGCGGTGGCGTCAcgtactgatccaggatcagtgatccctgttatatttctgatttgaacTTGAGTTTCAGAAAtgctttggaaaatgtaacgttagtttttgttgacgctaccACGCTACTTCATCAAAAACAGAGTTTCGCtactgaaaagctatttgattcagaaaacaGCGACGCTACCACCATGccactgagaaatgtagttaaactattaACGCTACTTAGCGACactactgcccaacactgcataTAATCAAATAATACTTTGTTAGCTGCTCCGTTCAATCAGTTCACAACAAATAAGCTGCACCCTTTATTTCATTTCCTGTTCAAATGCACTGTATAAATGTTGCTGCAATTATGTAATGGAGAGCGCTTCTGTAACTCCGTCTTCGGGCCATCAGAGGGCTACATCACCTGAGTACTAATTCTCCCCTCTCACTACATTTCCCATCGGCCCCGTACCTGGCACTGATTATCATTCCCCACCTGTTCCCCATTATCTGGACTGTTTATAGAACATTGTCACTCAGGCTCATTGCTAAGTCTGGTCCTGCCCTGGTGAACATTACTGAGTGTTAATCCTGCCTGCCCATTGTTTCTTGTCGCATTGCTGCCTGTCCCATTGACTTGTGCTTAGATTACTGGACTATTGTTATTGGATTGCCGCCTACCCTGACCCTCGCCCGTCTAAGTTTCTGTCTGAACGCCATCTGCCCCGATCTCAGGTCTGATAAATATTTACCACTCTGCCTACTCTACTATTCTGCCTTATTTGTGTCTTGACCTCTGCTTGTCTGATTCAGTTACAAATAAAACTGCAAATGGATCCCAGTCTGAGTGATGAATCATTACAAATTAGTTATCAcaacttaaagggttactccaccccaaaatgaaaattttgtcattaatcacttacccccatgtcgttccaaacccgtaaaagctttgttcgtcttcggaacacaatttaagatattttagatgaaaactgggaggtttgtgactgtcccattgactgccaagtaaattacactgtcaaggtccagaaaagtatgaaaaacatcttCACAGTACTCtgccatctgccatcagtggttcaactgtaacattatgaagcgacaagaatactttttgtaaacaaaaataatgactttattcaacaattcagcACCGTAACGTCACCATAGCGCCAATGTTGGGTCTCAACATTCTTTAAAGAATCtttttatgtttcacagaagaaagaaagtcatacaggtgcatctcaataaattagaatgtcgtgaaaaagttaattttttcttgtaagttatttcaaaaagtgaaactttcatatgcAAACCCGATTACAAAAAAGTTgtgacactgtacaaattgtgaataaaaaaggaatgcagcaatttacaaatctcataaacttatgttttattcacaatagaatatagataacatatcaaatgttgaaagtgagacattttgaaatgtcatgccaaatattggctcattttggatttaatgagagctacacattccaaaaaagttgggacaggtagcaataagaggccggaaaagttaaatgtacatataaggaacagctggaggaccaatttgcaacttattaggtcaattggcaacatgattgggtataaaaagagcctctcagagtggcagtgtctctcagaagtcaagatgggaagaggatcaccaattcccccaatgctgcggcgaaaaatagtggagcaatatcagaaaggagtttctcagagaaaaattgcgaagagtttgaagttatcatcatctacagtgcataatatcatccaaagattcagagaatctggaacaatctctgtgcgtaagggtcaaggccggaaaaccatactggatgcccgtgatcttcgggcccttagacggcactgcatcacatacaggaatgctactgtaatggaaatcacaacatgggctcaggaatacttccagaaaacattgccGGTGAACAACAATCCACTGTGACATTtgccgttgccggctaaaactgtataggtcaaaaaagaagccatatctaaacatgatccagaagcacaggcgttttctctgggccaaggctcatttaaaatggactgtggcaaaatggaaaactgttctgtggtcagacgattcaaaatttgaagttctttttggaaaactaggacgccatgtcatccggattaaagaggacaaggacaacccaagttgttatcagtgcacagttcagaagcctgcatctctgatggtattgggttgcatgagtgcgtgtggcatgggcagcttacacctctggaaaggcaccatcaatgctgaaaggtatatccaagttctagaacaacatatgctcccatccagacgtcgtctctttcagggaagaccttgcattttccaacatgacaatgccagaccacatactgcatcaattacaacatcatggctgcgtaaaagaaggatccgggtactgaaatggccagccttcagtccagatctttcacccatagaaaacatttggtgcatcatatAGAGGAAGaggcgacaaagaagacctaagacagttgagcaactagaagcctgtattagacaagaatgggacaacattcctatccctgaacttgagcaacttgtttgcagactgttataaaaagaagaggggatgccacacagtggtaaacatggccttgtcccaacttttttgagatgtgttgatgccatgaaatttaaaatcaacttatttttcccttaaaattatacattttctcagtttaaacatttgatatgtcacctatgttgtattctgaataaaatattgaaatttgaaacttccacaacattgcattctatttttattcacaatttgtacagtgtcacaacttttttggaatcgggtttgtattttagattcattgcatgtaaagtaaaacatttcaaaagtttttttttgttttaattttgatgattagagtttacagctcatgaaagtcaaaaatcagtatctcaaaatattagaatatttacatttgagtttcaataaatgaccatccctacagtataaattccgggtatctcttgttctttgaaaccacaataatggagaagactgctgacttggcaatgatccagaagacaatcattgaagccctccacaaagaggataagtcacagagggtcattactgaaaggtgtggctgtttacagagtgctgtatcaaagcatattaaatgcaaagttgactggaaggaagaatttgggtaggaaaaggtgcacaagcaacagggatgactgcaagcttgagaatactgtcaagcacagctgattcaaacacttgtgagagcttcacaaggagtgaactgaagctggagtcagtgcatcaagagtcaccacgctcagacgtcttcaggaaaagggctaccaagccacttctgaagctgagacaacatcagaagcgtcttacctgggctgtggagaaaaagaactggactgttgctcagtggtccaaagtcctctttccagatgaaattaaattttgaatttaatttggaaatcaaggtcccagagtctggaggaagcgtggagaggcacataatccatgttgcttgaagtccagtgtgaagtttccacagtcagtgatgatttgggttgccatgtcatctgctggtgttggtccactgtgttttctgaagtccacagtcaacgcagccatctaccaggaaattttagagcacttcatgcttccttctgctgacaagctttatggagatgctgatttcattgtccagcaggacttggcacctgcccacactgccaaaggtaccaaaagctggttcaatgaccatggtgttggtgtgcttgactggccagcaaactcacctgacctgaaccatAGAGAATCTATTGGGTATTGTCAataggaagatgagagacaccagacccaacaatgcagatgagctgaaggccactgtcaaagaaacctgggcttccataccacctcagcagtgccacaaactgatcacctccatgccacgc is a window of Onychostoma macrolepis isolate SWU-2019 chromosome 21, ASM1243209v1, whole genome shotgun sequence DNA encoding:
- the LOC131528540 gene encoding gamma-bungarotoxin-like, yielding MDLRISVVLLFFFLTGGYSLKCYTCSSAQEGPCEAKVEICGDGFSKCESKTTEQSTGSAKVSVTKECARTCKAGTHQLITGVTLTTRCCDTDLCNGADGAYKGSYLLLMSPLLFYFLFQ